The following proteins are co-located in the Opitutaceae bacterium genome:
- a CDS encoding Gfo/Idh/MocA family oxidoreductase translates to MQSPPVHCLVIGCGSIGERHVRTFLATGRTSVLACDPRPEIRARMQETYGVSVAADWKEALRNPSLQAVVIATPAPLHVPMAVASLDQGLHVLIEKPLALETAGTASLVAARDRAGKFVAIAYIHHCNPTLQAAREFIRSGNFGAVRHATIATGHHFPSARPAYRDIYYRDHTQGGGAIQDALTHMANCVEWVLGPTERVYCDASHQVLEGVEVEDTVNVAARNAGALVSYSLNQFQAPTETRLDFHAENGSVRIEMQAFRWGTMARGASEWTWRQLPKAERDQGFIAQAAHFLDGCAGKQTPLCSLEEGIQTLRFNLAALQSWRENRPVAP, encoded by the coding sequence ATGCAATCCCCTCCCGTTCACTGCCTCGTCATCGGCTGCGGCTCCATCGGGGAGCGTCACGTCCGCACATTCCTCGCCACGGGCCGGACCAGCGTCCTTGCCTGCGACCCACGGCCCGAAATTCGAGCGCGAATGCAGGAGACGTACGGAGTGTCCGTGGCCGCCGATTGGAAGGAGGCCCTGCGCAACCCGTCGCTTCAGGCCGTGGTGATCGCAACCCCGGCGCCCCTCCATGTTCCCATGGCTGTCGCCTCGCTTGATCAGGGACTGCACGTCCTGATCGAGAAACCCCTCGCATTGGAAACGGCCGGCACCGCCAGCCTGGTCGCTGCGCGCGACCGCGCCGGAAAATTTGTCGCGATCGCCTACATCCACCACTGCAATCCCACCCTGCAGGCCGCGCGTGAGTTCATCCGGTCCGGCAATTTCGGCGCAGTGAGGCACGCGACCATCGCCACCGGCCATCACTTTCCGTCGGCCCGCCCCGCCTACCGGGACATCTACTATCGAGACCACACCCAGGGCGGAGGCGCGATCCAGGACGCGCTCACGCACATGGCCAACTGCGTCGAATGGGTGCTCGGCCCCACGGAACGCGTGTACTGCGACGCCTCCCACCAGGTGCTCGAGGGCGTCGAAGTGGAGGACACCGTCAACGTCGCCGCCCGCAACGCCGGTGCGCTCGTGTCCTATTCCCTGAACCAGTTCCAGGCGCCCACGGAAACCCGCCTGGATTTCCACGCCGAGAACGGATCCGTGCGCATCGAGATGCAGGCCTTTCGCTGGGGCACGATGGCGCGCGGCGCCTCGGAATGGACCTGGCGCCAGCTGCCCAAAGCGGAGCGTGACCAGGGCTTCATCGCGCAGGCCGCTCACTTCCTCGATGGCTGCGCAGGTAAACAGACACCGCTCTGCTCGCTCGAAGAAGGCATCCAGACCCTTCGCTTCAATCTCGCTGCATTGCAGTCCTGGCGGGAGAATCGGCCTGTTGCACCATGA
- a CDS encoding Gfo/Idh/MocA family oxidoreductase: protein MRAALLGLSHPHTDILLTTFENMPEITSVVLWDEDAALVATTKLAQRPKVALTTADLDRALDQPGLQFALVCMRNDREAAVAQRVLAAGIHLLAEKPVALTSAEILALQEIADRKRLTASVLYSRRAHPCMVAARKMLRDGLVGNLTSMETRFLTTQVQFRNPRHWLFQRKYSGGGILLWLGCHCLDLLHHVPDDEITEVTGYLATLSGEAIDVEDTATLALRFRSGAIGTFHAGYCLAFSGGGYVNTKGYDSYLGFYGRKGRIVWPGLDPLLQIEAPPQAGQSAIRQQTFNLPESNSYGGVFGEAFIRWFIAATQGRAAPPSTLGDALRTARVIEAAELSAKTGRTVRIEPTPAAPLPPEMGE, encoded by the coding sequence ATGCGAGCCGCCCTGCTTGGACTCTCCCACCCGCACACCGACATCCTTCTGACCACGTTCGAGAACATGCCGGAAATCACCAGCGTGGTCCTGTGGGACGAAGATGCCGCGCTCGTCGCCACCACGAAACTGGCCCAACGTCCGAAAGTGGCGCTCACAACCGCTGACCTCGACAGGGCTCTTGATCAACCCGGCCTGCAGTTCGCGCTCGTCTGCATGCGCAATGACCGCGAGGCCGCGGTTGCACAGCGTGTGCTGGCCGCTGGCATTCATCTGCTCGCCGAGAAGCCCGTCGCTCTCACGTCCGCGGAGATTCTCGCCCTCCAGGAAATCGCCGACCGAAAGCGTCTGACGGCATCCGTGCTCTATTCGCGCCGCGCCCACCCATGCATGGTCGCCGCGAGAAAAATGCTGCGCGATGGCTTGGTGGGAAACCTGACGTCGATGGAAACGCGGTTCCTCACCACCCAGGTCCAGTTTCGGAATCCCAGGCACTGGTTGTTTCAGCGGAAATATTCCGGCGGCGGCATACTGCTCTGGCTCGGCTGCCACTGCCTCGACCTGCTGCACCATGTTCCCGACGACGAAATCACCGAGGTCACCGGATACCTTGCGACGCTTTCAGGCGAGGCGATCGACGTGGAGGACACCGCGACGCTCGCGCTGAGATTCCGCTCCGGCGCGATCGGCACCTTCCATGCGGGCTATTGTCTCGCCTTCAGCGGAGGAGGCTACGTCAACACCAAGGGCTATGATTCCTACCTCGGATTCTACGGACGAAAGGGCCGGATAGTCTGGCCGGGCCTCGATCCGCTCCTGCAGATCGAGGCGCCGCCGCAGGCGGGACAATCCGCCATCCGCCAGCAAACCTTCAACCTTCCCGAATCCAACTCTTACGGCGGCGTTTTTGGAGAGGCGTTCATCCGCTGGTTCATCGCCGCCACACAAGGCCGCGCCGCTCCGCCCTCGACGCTCGGCGACGCCCTGCGCACCGCACGCGTCATCGAGGCGGCCGAACTCTCCGCGAAAACAGGCCGCACTGTCAGGATCGAACCCACCCCGGCCGCACCACTGCCACCGGAAATGGGCGAGTGA
- a CDS encoding TonB-dependent receptor — MPITLPRFLDPLNGLTRSLMAAITFVLMSAATLAQAQVSTSTGSIKGVLTVPPITAKSIAKVTVTIVETGQVSSVDAGGHYSFSDVRPGTYTLLAAGEGFSRLRITEVPVTAGQATGVEAREMPILIADGRVQEQAETIQSQRETDVLKLDRFVVEGAKQRPFTDSNIDIPRTVNDVQPYRIITGEEMAFSGSLTVEDFLKEKLSMDGTERSNSQIYTGGIGTTSSINLRGLGPDRTLVLINGRRVQGTDQQVGNTYGIQPDLNSIPQAAIDRIEVLPTGASAIYGAGAIGGVINVVLKQNYTGGQASVTYQNSFDTDAPTRVANFLYGVALEGGKTQVQITATYRDVAPILYQDKPEIALRGIANVLANRPGTYYSNTTPPSLGTTTNIALFTGTVNGYRNAQNATLTLKDGTPLKSLITHIPIGTTPGTPVATLNAGLLANAGKYNLEIDGGDGVYSLKNEIGLSPTIKAYSASVTRQMTPWLQLMGDFRFGDNQGRQIYNRISRAVVYTVPGNAPDNPFRENVSIHFPSELGTMLRTHTITKIASLGAVAQLPGDWRALVDLNWSENHHRFYSFVDDTVAGNAALANGTLNPFVDTTLYPVDLFAYVATYRYDGTATNRSISARVSGTAFDLWAGRPMFTIGAGRQIQGYDDTKIMQRMPFTKTSSVDLVYLPQKATTNHAYTEIQIPLVRPETRIPLVRSLDMQVAGRYEQFEVGTGTPSYSYYMDRVPPVTVYAAPNINSSTPLFQTAKYGSMNYTAGFKYMPQEDVILRVSLATAFIPPTAGQLQPSPLPSTALTQIEDPVTGEDYGVQTQGGGNRDLKPQNTVNWNLGMIYEPKKNKLKGLRLEVNYFHVREDDLIGSLTANEIVNKPDLVDRVTRDPATGRITLVNTSLLNLNYYQMAGWDFAASFRRWTQIGHLSLSANATLYDSLSKQIKPGDPFRDYVGYPAHGGVPEMRGSGTFAWGRKGLTLGFTARYVSSYGVYGSPGAPVASTVYTGMQGGDTVSSQTYYDIFGSYFFGRSGATSKQNRFTRAMLKNVSLRAGIRDIFDTAPPYDAYRGPYYYSNYGSPRMREYWISVRKDF, encoded by the coding sequence ATGCCTATCACCCTGCCGCGCTTCCTCGATCCTCTCAACGGTCTGACACGGAGTCTCATGGCGGCCATCACGTTCGTCCTGATGTCTGCGGCGACACTTGCGCAGGCACAGGTTTCAACCTCCACGGGCTCGATCAAGGGCGTGCTGACGGTTCCTCCCATCACTGCGAAGTCGATTGCGAAGGTCACCGTGACGATTGTGGAGACGGGGCAGGTTTCATCGGTGGATGCGGGAGGACACTATTCGTTCAGCGATGTCCGACCCGGGACGTACACGCTGCTGGCCGCGGGCGAAGGCTTCTCGCGACTGCGGATCACCGAGGTGCCCGTCACTGCGGGCCAGGCGACCGGCGTGGAGGCGCGGGAAATGCCCATCCTCATTGCCGATGGGCGGGTGCAGGAGCAGGCTGAAACCATCCAAAGTCAGCGCGAGACGGACGTGTTGAAGCTGGACAGATTTGTCGTCGAGGGTGCGAAGCAGCGCCCGTTCACGGATTCGAACATAGACATTCCCCGCACGGTGAATGACGTGCAGCCCTACCGCATCATCACAGGGGAGGAAATGGCGTTCTCGGGCTCGCTGACCGTCGAGGATTTTCTGAAGGAGAAGCTCTCAATGGATGGCACGGAGCGCTCGAATTCACAGATCTACACGGGTGGCATTGGTACGACGAGTTCGATCAATCTCCGCGGGCTCGGTCCTGACCGCACCCTGGTGCTGATCAATGGCCGGCGCGTCCAGGGCACCGACCAGCAGGTGGGCAATACGTACGGCATCCAGCCCGATTTGAATTCCATTCCCCAGGCGGCCATCGATCGCATCGAGGTGCTGCCGACGGGCGCATCAGCCATCTACGGCGCCGGGGCGATCGGCGGCGTGATCAACGTCGTGCTGAAGCAGAATTACACCGGCGGCCAGGCATCGGTCACCTATCAGAACTCCTTCGACACCGACGCACCCACCCGCGTGGCGAACTTCCTTTACGGCGTTGCGCTGGAGGGGGGAAAGACGCAGGTGCAGATCACAGCCACCTATCGGGACGTGGCGCCGATTCTCTATCAGGACAAGCCGGAGATCGCGCTCCGCGGGATAGCGAACGTCCTGGCCAACCGGCCGGGGACCTATTACAGCAACACCACTCCGCCCTCGCTGGGAACCACGACAAACATCGCCCTCTTCACCGGCACGGTGAACGGATACAGGAACGCGCAGAACGCCACCCTGACCCTGAAGGACGGCACGCCGCTAAAGTCGCTCATCACGCACATTCCCATCGGTACGACGCCCGGCACGCCGGTGGCCACGCTCAATGCGGGACTCCTGGCGAATGCGGGAAAATACAACCTCGAGATAGACGGTGGCGACGGCGTCTACAGCTTGAAGAACGAGATCGGCCTTTCCCCAACGATCAAGGCCTACTCGGCCAGCGTCACCCGACAGATGACACCCTGGCTCCAGTTGATGGGGGACTTCCGATTCGGTGACAATCAGGGGCGTCAGATCTACAACCGCATTTCCCGTGCCGTCGTTTACACCGTCCCCGGGAACGCCCCCGACAATCCGTTCAGGGAAAACGTCTCCATTCACTTTCCCTCCGAACTGGGCACCATGCTCAGGACGCACACGATCACGAAAATCGCCAGTCTTGGAGCTGTCGCGCAGTTGCCGGGGGACTGGCGTGCTCTTGTGGATCTCAATTGGTCCGAAAATCACCACCGCTTCTATTCCTTCGTTGACGACACGGTGGCAGGCAATGCGGCGCTGGCCAACGGCACATTAAATCCGTTCGTCGACACGACGCTATATCCCGTCGATCTGTTTGCCTATGTCGCCACCTACCGCTATGACGGCACAGCGACCAACCGGTCGATTTCCGCCCGGGTGTCCGGCACCGCGTTCGATTTGTGGGCAGGTCGTCCGATGTTCACCATCGGAGCGGGACGCCAGATTCAAGGCTATGATGACACGAAAATCATGCAGCGCATGCCCTTCACCAAGACGAGCAGCGTGGATTTGGTCTATCTGCCGCAGAAAGCCACGACGAACCACGCCTATACCGAAATCCAAATCCCCCTGGTTCGTCCCGAGACCCGGATTCCCTTGGTGCGGAGCCTCGACATGCAGGTGGCGGGGAGGTACGAGCAGTTCGAAGTCGGCACAGGCACACCGAGCTACTCATACTATATGGACCGGGTTCCTCCGGTGACCGTCTACGCGGCGCCGAACATCAACAGCTCGACGCCCCTTTTTCAGACAGCCAAATATGGTTCAATGAACTACACTGCGGGGTTCAAGTACATGCCGCAGGAGGACGTGATCCTGCGGGTGTCACTTGCGACAGCGTTCATCCCGCCGACGGCGGGCCAGTTGCAGCCCTCGCCTCTGCCGAGCACCGCGCTCACCCAGATCGAGGATCCGGTGACTGGGGAGGACTACGGTGTGCAGACCCAAGGCGGCGGCAATCGCGACCTGAAGCCGCAAAACACCGTCAACTGGAACCTCGGCATGATCTATGAACCCAAGAAAAACAAATTGAAGGGCCTGCGTTTGGAGGTGAACTATTTCCACGTCAGGGAAGATGATCTCATCGGCAGTCTGACCGCCAACGAGATTGTCAACAAGCCGGACCTGGTGGATCGCGTCACTCGCGACCCGGCCACCGGCCGGATCACGTTGGTGAACACCAGCCTGCTCAACTTGAACTACTATCAAATGGCCGGCTGGGATTTTGCCGCCTCCTTCCGCAGGTGGACCCAGATCGGGCATCTGAGCCTTTCGGCGAACGCGACCTTATATGACTCGCTGAGCAAACAGATCAAACCGGGCGATCCCTTTCGTGACTATGTCGGGTATCCCGCGCATGGCGGCGTACCGGAAATGCGGGGCAGCGGCACCTTCGCCTGGGGCCGGAAGGGACTGACGCTGGGCTTCACCGCCCGTTACGTCAGCTCGTATGGCGTCTACGGTTCGCCCGGCGCGCCGGTGGCGAGCACGGTCTACACAGGCATGCAGGGCGGCGACACCGTGAGTAGCCAGACCTACTACGACATCTTCGGCAGCTATTTCTTCGGTCGCAGTGGAGCAACCTCCAAGCAGAACAGGTTCACGCGCGCGATGTTGAAAAATGTGAGCTTGAGAGCGGGCATTCGAGACATTTTCGACACCGCGCCGCCCTACGACGCCTACCGCGGACCCTACTACTACAGCAATTACGGAAGCCCGAGAATGCGTGAGTACTGGATTTCTGTGCGTAAGGATTTTTAG
- a CDS encoding arylsulfatase → MRLLGLACLGFLASLASAAETKRPNIIMIVADDMGFSDLGCYGGEIRTPNIDRLFSDGLRLTQFYNCAVCNVTRATMLTGLNPRFGTGSLLQNNMVTIAEVLQQAGYATVLSGKWHLGGFPTRPIDRGFQEFYGVMIGAVNHFDPSLPDPPPYKHAGPPNPFVHNATPIKSVPADYYDTDAFVDHAVQQIRNLSKGDKPYFLHVAFTAPHYPMQAPKEDIARYKDRYREGYSVFRERRYRRLIELNLISSSWKLPPPDQKLGDWRYDLEPPPWDALPDKDWESAKMEVYAAMVDRMDQGVGRIMAELKSSGADANTLVIFFSDNGGCASNSTEAAYQSFKEGKPVGDKDSYILCGPGWATVQSSPFRRYKTWTYEGGISTPMILRWPGHIAPRTNTSMVGHVVDLMPTLLDVAGVKYPSRFKGRDILPMEGISLKPYILGDARLGDRELGWALYGSRAYRSGKWKAVWGVTAKRWELYDIEADRTETHDLAAAEPAIVKKLSAKWLTWAKRSGAPR, encoded by the coding sequence ATGCGTCTGCTCGGCCTGGCCTGCCTTGGCTTTCTCGCGAGCCTGGCTTCCGCCGCCGAGACCAAGCGACCCAATATCATCATGATTGTGGCCGACGATATGGGATTCTCAGACCTCGGTTGCTACGGCGGGGAGATTCGAACACCCAACATCGACAGGCTCTTCTCGGACGGTCTTCGCCTCACGCAGTTCTACAACTGCGCCGTCTGCAACGTGACGCGCGCAACCATGCTGACAGGGCTCAATCCGCGTTTTGGAACGGGGAGCCTGCTGCAGAACAACATGGTCACAATCGCAGAAGTGCTCCAGCAGGCCGGCTACGCCACGGTCCTGAGCGGCAAATGGCATCTGGGAGGCTTTCCCACCAGACCCATCGATCGCGGGTTTCAGGAATTCTACGGTGTCATGATCGGCGCCGTGAATCATTTTGATCCGAGCCTGCCAGATCCACCGCCCTACAAGCACGCCGGGCCGCCCAATCCGTTTGTTCACAACGCAACGCCGATCAAAAGCGTCCCCGCCGACTACTATGACACCGACGCCTTTGTCGATCATGCCGTGCAGCAGATCCGCAATCTGTCCAAGGGCGACAAGCCCTACTTCCTGCATGTCGCCTTCACCGCTCCGCATTATCCCATGCAGGCGCCAAAGGAGGACATCGCCCGGTACAAGGACCGCTATCGCGAGGGCTACTCCGTCTTCCGCGAGAGGCGCTACCGCCGGCTCATCGAACTTAACTTGATTTCCAGCAGCTGGAAGCTTCCGCCACCCGATCAGAAGCTGGGCGACTGGCGCTACGACCTTGAGCCCCCGCCATGGGACGCCCTGCCGGACAAGGATTGGGAGTCCGCCAAGATGGAGGTGTACGCGGCGATGGTCGACCGCATGGATCAGGGAGTCGGCAGGATCATGGCTGAACTGAAGTCCAGCGGTGCCGACGCCAACACGCTTGTCATCTTCTTCTCCGACAACGGCGGCTGCGCCAGCAACTCAACGGAGGCAGCCTATCAGTCATTCAAGGAAGGAAAACCGGTCGGCGACAAGGACTCCTACATCCTGTGCGGACCTGGCTGGGCAACGGTCCAGTCCTCGCCTTTTCGTCGCTACAAGACCTGGACCTATGAGGGTGGCATCAGCACGCCAATGATCCTGCGATGGCCCGGGCATATAGCTCCGAGGACCAATACCAGCATGGTGGGTCATGTCGTGGACCTCATGCCCACGCTGCTTGACGTTGCGGGAGTGAAGTATCCCTCCCGTTTCAAAGGAAGGGACATTCTTCCAATGGAAGGCATCAGCCTCAAGCCGTACATTCTTGGAGATGCCAGGCTGGGCGATCGTGAACTGGGCTGGGCTCTCTACGGCAGCCGGGCCTATCGATCCGGAAAATGGAAGGCCGTGTGGGGCGTCACCGCGAAACGATGGGAACTCTACGACATCGAGGCGGACCGCACCGAGACTCACGATCTCGCCGCCGCCGAACCGGCCATTGTCAAGAAGCTCTCAGCAAAATGGCTGACTTGGGCGAAGCGAAGCGGAGCTCCGCGATGA
- a CDS encoding TonB-dependent receptor, which translates to MPAALAALTVALLFLAAPAAFAQQEAAGTVTGRVYDATGERYLFNASVKVEGTLIEALTDESGTFRLRDVPAGSVQVHVRYPGLADKLTSVDVTAGGTASLEISLSRPSRDASGGVVEMQAVSVVEQREMSAQNLAINEQRNSTNIKNVVAFDEYGYATDGNLGEFLKHIPGVSVDYSASIPVGVSVRGMPGSTTSIMSDGAMLAGGETTSATRATSLSMVATDNISRIEVSKVPTPDMPASGIGGTINIISNSALNRRKPLLNYNVYSTFRGDYPWNFKGRDIGMPIPLFGGAHSAGHILPSLTFSYLKPVNDRLAISLSGSQILRYIHNDTTIATWNPSTYVQTNSRYRVVPQVAAIRSGQIKADYRLTENSLLSATFQARERAASQAVADLYVSTYGSGITGGPDYVEGKAGGNIQQANGFIQRNNSNQTASLKYELRKRDYKFDAGYSYSSTQVENFDNDGYTGITIANLAGLAIRGDGIHPDPDRVASNVPAQLTVTSGGKPIDWTDANLYSLASITNTDFSFRNTRRNLFANLQRTFGNTGLTALKIGALLSEETQRSDWNTKAYNFRSGSSAAVRQASNYEIVDPDLFTYVPQSAGATIKRISPTLVYNLVQAHPEYFTEQSTNTRNKINNTFRVKERVSSAYIRADFRLLDGRMNIVTGARYEHTKDKTKGPLKDELLRLASEGSYQGLYPSLNASYRLNDRFTVRTAYARTIARPDMEYIMPRASVASTENSNGDREITLVKTGLKPWTANNYDLSLETYLSTNSYGSVSIFQKDIDDFFGLSSRPATLAEVNLYGGDPSLNNYVIVERINAGQARIRGFELGYRHSLTFLPTWARGFQVFVNYTRLELDGSALADFSGFNPETLSYGFNLVRPRFSFKFNMSYLGETRREQTGSTGDYFWAGAKNRDTISMEYSLTKRISVYGQVTDLLGGGYVDVQKRYNPNIDVPDYARYQRLINTGTEVSIGIKGRF; encoded by the coding sequence ATGCCTGCCGCCTTGGCCGCACTGACAGTGGCCCTGCTGTTTCTCGCGGCTCCCGCAGCCTTTGCCCAGCAGGAGGCAGCGGGCACCGTCACCGGAAGAGTCTATGACGCGACCGGCGAGCGCTACCTCTTCAACGCCAGCGTCAAGGTTGAGGGCACGTTGATCGAGGCCCTCACGGACGAAAGCGGCACTTTCCGCCTGCGCGACGTGCCGGCCGGAAGCGTACAGGTTCATGTCCGCTATCCTGGCCTGGCCGACAAGCTTACAAGCGTCGACGTGACCGCCGGCGGCACCGCGAGCCTGGAAATCAGCCTCTCAAGGCCGTCGCGCGACGCCTCAGGCGGTGTTGTCGAAATGCAGGCGGTGTCAGTGGTCGAACAACGCGAGATGAGCGCGCAAAACCTGGCCATCAACGAACAGCGCAATTCCACCAACATCAAGAATGTCGTGGCTTTTGACGAGTATGGCTACGCGACCGACGGCAACCTCGGTGAATTTCTGAAGCACATCCCAGGGGTGTCGGTCGACTATTCCGCCTCGATCCCGGTCGGCGTTTCCGTTCGCGGCATGCCTGGCAGCACGACCAGCATCATGAGCGACGGAGCGATGCTCGCGGGTGGAGAGACGACCAGCGCCACCCGGGCAACCAGTCTGTCAATGGTGGCGACGGACAACATTTCGCGCATCGAGGTATCAAAGGTGCCGACTCCCGACATGCCCGCAAGCGGCATTGGCGGCACGATAAACATCATCAGCAACAGCGCACTGAACCGACGCAAGCCGCTGCTCAACTACAACGTGTACAGCACGTTCAGGGGCGACTACCCGTGGAACTTCAAGGGTCGCGACATCGGGATGCCCATTCCCCTCTTTGGCGGCGCCCATTCCGCGGGCCACATCCTGCCATCGCTGACCTTCAGCTACCTCAAGCCTGTGAACGACAGGCTGGCGATATCGCTTTCGGGCTCCCAGATCCTGCGCTACATTCACAACGACACCACGATCGCCACCTGGAATCCTTCAACGTATGTCCAGACGAACTCGCGGTATCGCGTGGTGCCCCAGGTGGCGGCAATCCGCTCCGGTCAGATCAAGGCGGACTACCGCCTGACGGAAAACTCGCTGCTCAGCGCAACCTTTCAGGCGCGCGAACGCGCGGCCTCGCAGGCCGTCGCCGATCTCTACGTGTCAACCTACGGCTCCGGAATCACGGGTGGTCCCGACTATGTCGAGGGCAAGGCAGGGGGCAACATCCAGCAGGCGAACGGCTTCATCCAGCGCAACAATTCCAACCAGACCGCCAGCCTCAAGTACGAGCTCAGGAAGCGCGACTACAAGTTTGACGCCGGCTATTCCTATTCGAGCACGCAGGTCGAGAATTTCGACAACGACGGCTATACAGGCATCACGATCGCCAATCTCGCGGGACTCGCGATCCGTGGAGACGGCATCCATCCCGATCCGGACAGGGTGGCGAGCAATGTTCCCGCGCAACTCACGGTGACCAGCGGCGGAAAACCGATCGACTGGACCGACGCCAACCTCTACTCGCTGGCCTCGATAACAAACACCGACTTCAGCTTTCGCAACACGCGGCGGAATCTTTTTGCGAACCTTCAGCGCACCTTCGGCAACACAGGCCTGACGGCACTCAAGATCGGAGCCCTGCTCTCCGAGGAAACCCAGCGCTCCGACTGGAACACCAAGGCCTACAATTTTCGTTCGGGCTCATCCGCAGCAGTGCGTCAGGCATCCAACTACGAAATCGTCGACCCTGATCTGTTCACCTATGTCCCTCAAAGCGCGGGCGCTACAATCAAGCGAATCAGCCCGACTCTGGTTTACAACCTGGTCCAGGCGCATCCGGAGTACTTCACGGAACAATCGACCAACACGCGGAACAAGATTAACAACACCTTCCGCGTGAAGGAACGCGTTTCCTCGGCCTACATTCGCGCCGACTTCCGCCTGCTCGACGGTCGCATGAACATTGTCACCGGCGCGCGCTACGAGCACACCAAGGACAAGACGAAGGGACCGCTGAAGGATGAATTGCTCAGACTCGCCTCCGAGGGAAGCTATCAGGGGCTTTATCCGAGCCTGAACGCCAGCTACCGGCTGAACGACAGATTCACGGTGCGAACAGCCTACGCGCGCACAATCGCACGCCCTGACATGGAGTACATCATGCCGCGCGCAAGCGTCGCATCCACGGAAAACTCCAACGGAGACCGCGAGATCACCCTCGTGAAGACCGGCCTGAAGCCCTGGACCGCAAACAACTACGATCTGTCCCTCGAAACCTATCTCTCAACAAACAGCTATGGTTCGGTCAGCATCTTCCAGAAGGACATCGATGACTTCTTCGGCCTCAGCAGCCGTCCGGCCACACTCGCCGAAGTGAACCTGTATGGCGGCGATCCTTCCCTGAACAACTACGTGATCGTCGAGCGCATCAACGCCGGACAGGCGCGCATCCGCGGATTCGAGCTGGGTTATCGTCATTCGCTCACATTTCTTCCAACCTGGGCGCGCGGCTTCCAGGTTTTCGTCAACTACACGCGCCTCGAACTTGACGGAAGCGCGCTCGCGGATTTCAGCGGTTTCAACCCCGAGACCCTCAGCTACGGCTTCAATCTCGTTCGTCCGCGTTTCTCCTTCAAGTTCAACATGTCCTACCTGGGTGAAACCCGGCGTGAGCAAACCGGATCCACCGGTGACTACTTCTGGGCGGGCGCAAAGAATCGGGACACCATCAGCATGGAATACTCCCTCACCAAGCGCATCTCGGTCTACGGTCAGGTGACCGATCTGCTAGGCGGGGGGTATGTCGACGTGCAGAAGCGTTACAACCCGAACATCGATGTTCCCGACTACGCCCGCTATCAACGCCTCATCAACACCGGAACCGAGGTCTCGATCGGCATCAAGGGACGCTTCTGA